A window from Desulfuromonadaceae bacterium encodes these proteins:
- a CDS encoding deoxyribonuclease IV has product MQPLGAHMSISGGLHNAFAHAAAAGCSALQIFTKNANRWAGKAISDQDAAQFKAAWKASEVGPVVAHDSYLINLAAPDDAKWEQAKAAFSDELERCQLLGVPALVMHPGAHLESGVATGIERVCAAFREIFANAPPVTVLLETTAGQGSYLGARFEELAAIIAGVPGGNFGICFDTCHVFAAGYDISTAAGYAATLTEFDRIVGCDKIAAFHLNDSQKGCGSRVDRHAHIGAGAIGLEGFRALMRDERFARIPKILETPKGDDGEMDVKNLALLRELAGE; this is encoded by the coding sequence ATGCAACCACTCGGTGCACATATGTCGATCAGCGGCGGGCTGCACAATGCCTTTGCGCATGCTGCAGCAGCGGGCTGTAGCGCTTTGCAGATCTTTACCAAAAACGCGAACCGCTGGGCGGGGAAAGCGATCAGCGACCAGGATGCCGCGCAATTCAAGGCCGCCTGGAAAGCAAGTGAAGTGGGTCCGGTGGTGGCGCACGACAGTTATCTGATCAACCTCGCCGCGCCGGATGACGCCAAATGGGAGCAGGCCAAGGCGGCCTTCAGTGACGAACTGGAGCGCTGTCAGCTGCTCGGCGTTCCGGCGCTGGTGATGCACCCCGGAGCTCACCTGGAAAGCGGCGTTGCGACCGGGATCGAACGCGTCTGTGCCGCGTTTCGGGAGATCTTTGCCAACGCTCCGCCGGTGACCGTGCTGCTCGAAACAACCGCCGGGCAGGGGAGTTACCTCGGGGCCAGGTTCGAGGAACTGGCGGCGATTATCGCCGGGGTTCCCGGCGGAAATTTCGGTATCTGCTTTGACACCTGTCATGTCTTCGCTGCCGGGTACGACATTTCCACCGCCGCCGGGTATGCGGCGACGCTGACTGAATTCGACCGCATTGTCGGTTGCGACAAGATCGCCGCCTTCCATCTCAACGACAGCCAGAAAGGGTGCGGCTCACGGGTGGACCGGCACGCGCATATCGGCGCGGGGGCGATCGGACTGGAGGGTTTTCGCGCCCTGATGCGCGACGAACGCTTCGCCAGAATCCCCAAAATTCTCGAAACCCCGAAAGGGGATGACGGGGAGATGGATGTGAAAAATCTGGCGCTGTTGCGCGAACTGGCGGGAGAGTAA
- a CDS encoding HIT family protein: MNCSMCSKWDADTELRIATLEHCRVVLNRDQFFPGYCLVFTKAHVTELFHLDPPTRGAIMEEVNRVAAALNVVYQPTKINYELLGNMVPHMHWHLVPRFSSDPLWPRPIWSEPHAEKYLNAAETAATLDSIKGALRKTGRQAKLFPVI; the protein is encoded by the coding sequence ATGAACTGTTCAATGTGCAGCAAATGGGACGCTGACACCGAGCTGCGAATCGCGACGCTGGAACACTGCCGCGTGGTGCTTAACCGCGACCAGTTTTTCCCCGGCTACTGCCTGGTTTTCACCAAAGCGCACGTCACCGAACTCTTTCATCTTGACCCGCCGACGCGGGGTGCGATCATGGAGGAGGTGAACCGGGTAGCGGCGGCGCTCAACGTCGTTTATCAGCCGACCAAGATCAACTACGAATTACTCGGCAACATGGTGCCGCATATGCATTGGCACCTGGTGCCGCGTTTTAGCAGCGATCCGCTCTGGCCGCGACCGATCTGGAGCGAACCGCATGCTGAAAAGTATTTGAACGCGGCCGAGACTGCGGCGACCCTCGACAGTATCAAGGGCGCGCTGCGCAAAACGGGACGGCAGGCAAAGCTGTTCCCGGTAATCTAG
- a CDS encoding pyrimidine 5'-nucleotidase produces MQAVLFDLDNTLYAAERELFSLIDVRINRYMEDVAGIPAASVDDLRRSYWEAYGVTLQGLIRHHGVDPEDYLDYVHDVDVTSRLHADPALRKQLGGLTIPCYVFTNGSRGHAERVLAALGIADRFAGIFDIRVAAYRPKPFPEPYRQVLVELDLAGEDCVMVEDSHDNLLTAQQLGMRTVLVGPHARPNGFDAQVATASQAAAVIGGWQGGAPATGTHKGIV; encoded by the coding sequence ATGCAAGCTGTCCTTTTCGACCTCGATAACACCCTCTACGCCGCCGAACGCGAGCTCTTCTCGCTGATTGATGTGCGCATCAACCGCTACATGGAAGACGTGGCCGGCATCCCGGCGGCCAGCGTTGACGATTTGCGCCGCAGCTACTGGGAAGCGTACGGGGTTACGCTGCAAGGGCTGATTCGCCATCATGGTGTCGACCCGGAAGACTATCTTGATTATGTCCATGATGTTGATGTCACGTCGCGCCTGCACGCTGATCCTGCTCTGCGTAAGCAGCTGGGAGGTTTGACCATCCCCTGCTATGTTTTCACCAACGGTTCGCGCGGTCATGCCGAGCGCGTCCTCGCTGCACTCGGCATCGCGGATCGATTTGCGGGAATTTTTGATATTCGCGTCGCCGCCTATCGACCCAAGCCATTCCCCGAACCGTATCGTCAGGTGCTCGTGGAACTGGACCTTGCCGGTGAAGACTGTGTGATGGTCGAGGATTCACACGATAATCTGCTGACCGCCCAACAACTGGGGATGCGCACCGTGTTGGTCGGTCCCCACGCCAGACCTAACGGCTTTGACGCGCAGGTGGCGACGGCGTCACAGGCGGCGGCGGTGATCGGCGGCTGGCAGGGGGGCGCTCCTGCCACAGGCACACATAAAGGAATAGTGTAA
- the dapF gene encoding diaminopimelate epimerase gives MKFTKMHGAGNDYIYVNCFEEAVAEPAALAVEISNRNFGIGSDGLVLILPSTVADVRMRMFNADGSEAEMCGNGIRCVAKYAYDHRLVRRKRMDIETGAGVLTVELLTNAADLVERVQVNLGIPRLLRGDIPMTGEPEKKALNIEIEVLERTFRATCVSMGNPHCVIFVDNLAAFPVSEFGRHIERHPFFPNRTNVEFVRVMSRTEVKQRTWERGAGETLACGTGAAAVTVAGVLNGLTDRKIVNHLRGGDLEMEWRESGEVLMTGPAVEVFNGVYIPR, from the coding sequence ATGAAATTTACCAAAATGCACGGTGCCGGGAACGATTATATCTACGTCAATTGTTTCGAGGAGGCGGTTGCCGAACCGGCCGCGCTGGCGGTAGAAATCAGCAATCGTAATTTCGGCATCGGTTCCGACGGGCTGGTTCTCATCCTGCCCTCGACCGTCGCCGATGTGCGAATGCGGATGTTCAACGCCGACGGCAGCGAAGCGGAGATGTGCGGCAACGGGATTCGCTGCGTTGCCAAATATGCCTACGATCACCGACTGGTGCGGCGCAAGCGGATGGATATTGAAACCGGCGCCGGGGTGTTGACCGTCGAGCTGTTGACCAACGCGGCCGACCTGGTCGAGCGGGTGCAGGTCAATCTGGGCATTCCGCGACTGCTGCGCGGAGATATTCCGATGACCGGCGAGCCGGAGAAGAAAGCGCTGAATATTGAGATTGAAGTGCTGGAACGCACCTTCCGCGCAACCTGTGTCTCGATGGGGAATCCACACTGCGTGATTTTTGTCGACAATCTGGCGGCTTTTCCGGTCTCCGAATTCGGTCGTCATATCGAGCGCCACCCCTTTTTCCCCAACCGCACCAACGTCGAGTTCGTCCGGGTGATGTCACGCACCGAGGTGAAACAACGGACCTGGGAGCGCGGCGCGGGGGAAACGCTGGCGTGCGGAACCGGAGCGGCGGCAGTGACCGTGGCCGGAGTGCTCAACGGGCTGACCGATCGCAAGATTGTCAACCACTTGCGGGGCGGTGACCTCGAAATGGAATGGCGCGAGTCAGGCGAGGTGCTGATGACTGGCCCGGCGGTTGAGGTTTTTAACGGGGTATATATTCCACGATGA